In the Enterococcus saigonensis genome, one interval contains:
- a CDS encoding MurR/RpiR family transcriptional regulator, whose translation MALINRIQGMENELSKAELRIFRYIKKNIDKIPTMTAEQIAKGSKTSAPTVVRFAKKVGASSLTDFKIQISAESQQTGTNQEYSDVKKNEPIASLKEKLSQNAQLTLHETTQILSDEKLIAALKLLESKERIFVAGVGASHLVAEDIKQKWDRIGKSVSLETNYNALLPQLINTKKNAVLWLISNSGETPEIVYFAEIAKELKIPIITLTRFGNNRLSKLADVSLQVSRPQEADQRSAATNSLIAQFLAVDILFYSYISRNQENAEKIYQSRQIIKDFRERHF comes from the coding sequence ATGGCACTAATCAATCGAATTCAAGGAATGGAAAACGAATTATCCAAAGCCGAACTACGGATTTTTCGTTACATAAAAAAGAACATTGATAAAATACCTACCATGACGGCCGAACAAATTGCCAAAGGTTCAAAAACTAGCGCCCCTACTGTTGTTCGCTTTGCAAAAAAAGTTGGTGCTTCTAGTTTAACAGATTTCAAAATCCAGATTTCAGCTGAAAGTCAACAAACTGGAACTAATCAAGAATATTCCGATGTGAAAAAAAATGAACCCATCGCATCTTTAAAAGAAAAACTATCGCAAAATGCTCAACTCACACTCCACGAAACAACACAAATTTTAAGCGATGAAAAATTAATCGCAGCTTTGAAATTATTGGAGTCCAAAGAGCGGATTTTTGTAGCCGGTGTAGGCGCTTCTCATTTAGTTGCAGAAGACATCAAACAAAAATGGGACCGAATTGGCAAAAGTGTTTCTTTAGAAACCAATTACAACGCCTTACTCCCCCAACTTATTAACACCAAAAAAAATGCCGTTTTATGGTTAATTTCAAACTCTGGAGAAACACCAGAAATTGTCTACTTTGCTGAAATTGCAAAAGAATTAAAGATTCCAATTATTACCTTAACTCGTTTTGGTAATAATCGACTTTCTAAATTAGCCGATGTGTCCTTACAAGTTTCACGGCCACAAGAGGCTGACCAACGTAGTGCTGCCACCAATTCTTTAATTGCCCAATTTTTAGCGGTAGATATCTTATTTTATTCTTATATCAGTCGCAATCAGGAAAATGCTGAAAAAATTTATCAATCGCGACAAATCATCAAAGATTTCCGAGAAAGACACTTTTAA